From the genome of Miscanthus floridulus cultivar M001 chromosome 10, ASM1932011v1, whole genome shotgun sequence, one region includes:
- the LOC136485465 gene encoding uncharacterized protein isoform X1, producing the protein MAPTTQPQQNNNSSTEYKLKKYLLLLATLVVSVTYVAGLNLPGGVWQDNDTKHGHLAGDLILLDTHHGRYLTFYYCNATAFAASVVVCLLLLILQEGNNGVCGTVLRVVMVLDLLGLMGAYAAGSCRDAFTTVYSTVVMSVVLAYAVLTFSLYIISKLEKCKDGKQQQEEDHESQSQSREEKDEVASCEVLMLLATFVVTITYGGGLSPPGGFWSNGNRVSLPILQDHSSARYQAFFVCNTTAFVASLLIIMLLLDKRLKKELSVRSVALYGLIVVALFGLVGAYAAGSCREIDTTIYVVSLIGAVLAYIFLQVAITRAAQRCRQPSTREINGSPGTPNVPHGPPGRSSRDRGQDDVGLPLKKDVGLEKAHDLVILLATLVASVTYQAGLDPPGGLWSDNQDGHHKVCDPVLLTTDPQRYKVFFYSNSAAFVASLVLILMVKCEFLVMRRSLEAAMLVDLFGLIVAYAAGCCRDVSTSIYVVALAGAVLVYVVIHIIFFTLDKDDKHGNAHELDSKREVLLLLAILAATVTYQAGLTPPGGFWSADDEFGHRAGSPVLLNNYPDHYQAFFYCNATSFMASVALIVLLVNPNLYMPGIQCYAFFVCMVVGLFGLMGAYAAGSSRQLQTSIYVLVLFALVFTCVTSWVVILLIGRLMEHRRHNKGDGPSVGDGGVARTDNTDAAPEQDNDKEEKKKKEEEKKKKEYLMLLGVLAASVAYQSGLKPPGGLWQDNKDGPDGHSASNSILHDIDKSRYRAFFYSNSTSFMASIVIIVLLLPLHDELPLRPLHMAILLDLVGLLVAYAAGSTRDWEMSRNVIALVIPLLVYIASYAVYTWYRRTKCSDRRQPRPADSEMTKVQHGGNTNDVVENLS; encoded by the exons ATGGCACCAACCACCCAGCCCCAGCAGAACAACAATTCTTCAACAGAGTACAAGCTGAAGAAGTACCTTCTTCTACTGGCCACTCTGGTTGTGTCGGTCACATACGTTGCCGGCCTCAACCTGCCAGGAGGAGTCTGGCAGGACAACGACACAAAGCATGGTCACCTTGCCGGTGACCTAATCCTTTTGGATACCCACCATGGCCGATACCTCACCTTCTACTACTGCAACGCGACTGCGTTCGCGGCCTCGGTCGTGGTCTGCCTGCTCCTCCTCATCCTGCAGGAGGGCAACAACGGAGTCTGTGGAACTGTTCTCCGGGTGGTCATGGTTCTCGATTTACTTGGACTCATGGGGGCCTACGCCGCCGGAAGCTGCCGCGATGCATTCACAACCGTATACTCCACAGTGGTAATGTCTGTTGTCTTGGCCTACGCCGTGCTTACTTTCTCGCTTTATATCATCTCCAAGCTAGAGAAATGTAAAGATGGTAAGCAGCAGCAAGAGGAGGATCATgagagccagagccagagccggGAAGAAAAGGACGAGGTCGCAAGTTGCGAGGTCTTGATGCTACTTGCGACCTTTGTTGTTACCATCACATATGGGGGTGGGCTAAGCCCACCGGGTGGCTTCTGGAGCAACGGCAACCGTGTGAGCCTCCCCATTCTGCAGGACCACAGCTCCGCCCGCTACCAGGCGTTCTTTGTCTGCAACACAACAGCGTTTGTCGCCTCCCTTCTCATCATCATGCTGCTCCTCGACAAGAGGCTCAAGAAGGAATTGTCTGTACGGTCTGTTGCACTGTACGGGCTCATCGTCGTCGCGCTCTTTGGCCTCGTTGGGGCCTATGCTGCTGGGAGTTGCAGAGAGATTGATACTACTATCTATGTAGTCTCTCTGATCGGCGCAGTTCTTGCATACATCTTCCTCCAAGTGGCTATTACTAGAGCCGCCCAACGATGTCGTCAACCAAGCACAAGGGAAATCAATGGCTCGCCAGGAACACCCAATGTACCACATGGGCCACCTGGTAGAAGCAG CAGGGATAGAGGACAAGATGATGTAGGACTTCCACTCAAAAAAGATGTTGGACTGGAAAAGGCTCATGATCTTGTTATTTTGCTTGCTACCCTTGTTGCGAGTGTCACTTACCAAGCTGGACTAGATCCACCGGGCGGTCTGTGGTCAGACAACCAGGATGGCCACCATAAGGTTTGTGATCCGGTACTCCTCACAACAGACCCTCAGCGGTACAAGGTGTTCTTCTACAGCAACTCAGCAGCATTTGTGGCATCCTTGGTTCTCATCCTTATGGTGAAGTGCGAATTCCTAGTTATGCGCCGCTCACTGGAGGCAGCCATGTTAGTGGATCTGTTTGGACTCATAGTTGCATATGCCGCAGGGTGCTGCAGGGATGTGAGCACCTCCATATATGTCGTCGCCTTGGCTGGTGCCGTCCTTGTCTACGTGGTGATTCATATCATCTTCTTCACACTAGACAAAGACGACAAACATGGAAATGCTCATGAGTTGGACAGTAAACGGGAGGTGTTGCTGCTCCTTGCAATCTTAGCTGCTACAGTCACTTACCAAGCTGGGCTGACCCCGCCAGGCGGCTTCTGGTCAGCGGATGACGAGTTTGGTCATCGTGCAGGGTCCCCAGTCCTTCTCAACAACTACCCTGACCATTACCAAGCCTTCTTCTACTGCAACGCCACGAGCTTCATGGCCTCCGTGGCCCTGATTGTCCTGCTAGTGAACCCAAACCTGTACATGCCAGGCATACAGTGCTATGCGTTCTTTGTGTGCATGgttgtgggcttgtttggattaATGGGCGCATACGCTGCAGGAAGTTCCCGGCAACTGCAAACTTCTATCTATGTCTTGGTATTGTTTGCTCTGGTTTTCACTTGTGTAACCTCGTGGGTGGTCATTCTCTTGATTGGACGACTTATGGAACATCGTCGTCATAATAAAGGAGATGGGCCATCTGTTGGCGACGGAGGCGTAGCCCGCACTGATAATACTGATGCAGCCCCTGAACAAGACAACgacaaggaggagaagaagaagaaggaggaggagaagaagaagaaggagtacTTGATGCTGCTAGGAGTCCTGGCAGCGAGTGTGGCATACCAATCTGGTCTGAAACCACCAGGTGGCCTCTGGCAGGACAACAAGGATGGTCCGGATGGACACTCTGCAAGCAACTCAATCCTCCACGACATTGACAAAAGTCGCTACCGTGCTTTCTTCTATAGCAACTCCACTTCATTTATGGCGTCCATCGTCATCATTGTCCTGCTGCTTCCATTGCATGATGAGTTGCCGCTACGCCCACTGCATATGGCCATTTTGCTAGATTTGGTTGGCCTCCTGGTTGCTTACGCAGCAGGCAGTACCAGAGACTGGGAGATGTCTAGGAATGTCATTGCTCTGGTAATTCCCTTGCTGGTCTATATTGCATCCTACGCAGTATACACCTGGTACCGACGAACAAAGTGCAGCGACAGACGACAGCCAAGGCCTGCCGACAGCGAGATGACAAAAGTTCAGCATGGAGGCAATACCAATGATGTGGTGGAGAACTTGTCGTGA
- the LOC136485465 gene encoding uncharacterized protein isoform X2 yields MAPTTQPQQNNNSSTEYKLKKYLLLLATLVVSVTYVAGLNLPGGVWQDNDTKHGHLAGDLILLDTHHGRYLTFYYCNATAFAASVVVCLLLLILQEGNNGVCGTVLRVVMVLDLLGLMGAYAAGSCRDAFTTVYSTVVMSVVLAYAVLTFSLYIISKLEKCKDGKQQQEEDHESQSQSREEKDEVASCEVLMLLATFVVTITYGGGLSPPGGFWSNGNRVSLPILQDHSSARYQAFFVCNTTAFVASLLIIMLLLDKRLKKELSVRSVALYGLIVVALFGLVGAYAAGSCREIDTTIYVVSLIGAVLAYIFLQVAITRAAQRCRQPSTREINGSPGTPNVPHGPPGRSRDRGQDDVGLPLKKDVGLEKAHDLVILLATLVASVTYQAGLDPPGGLWSDNQDGHHKVCDPVLLTTDPQRYKVFFYSNSAAFVASLVLILMVKCEFLVMRRSLEAAMLVDLFGLIVAYAAGCCRDVSTSIYVVALAGAVLVYVVIHIIFFTLDKDDKHGNAHELDSKREVLLLLAILAATVTYQAGLTPPGGFWSADDEFGHRAGSPVLLNNYPDHYQAFFYCNATSFMASVALIVLLVNPNLYMPGIQCYAFFVCMVVGLFGLMGAYAAGSSRQLQTSIYVLVLFALVFTCVTSWVVILLIGRLMEHRRHNKGDGPSVGDGGVARTDNTDAAPEQDNDKEEKKKKEEEKKKKEYLMLLGVLAASVAYQSGLKPPGGLWQDNKDGPDGHSASNSILHDIDKSRYRAFFYSNSTSFMASIVIIVLLLPLHDELPLRPLHMAILLDLVGLLVAYAAGSTRDWEMSRNVIALVIPLLVYIASYAVYTWYRRTKCSDRRQPRPADSEMTKVQHGGNTNDVVENLS; encoded by the exons ATGGCACCAACCACCCAGCCCCAGCAGAACAACAATTCTTCAACAGAGTACAAGCTGAAGAAGTACCTTCTTCTACTGGCCACTCTGGTTGTGTCGGTCACATACGTTGCCGGCCTCAACCTGCCAGGAGGAGTCTGGCAGGACAACGACACAAAGCATGGTCACCTTGCCGGTGACCTAATCCTTTTGGATACCCACCATGGCCGATACCTCACCTTCTACTACTGCAACGCGACTGCGTTCGCGGCCTCGGTCGTGGTCTGCCTGCTCCTCCTCATCCTGCAGGAGGGCAACAACGGAGTCTGTGGAACTGTTCTCCGGGTGGTCATGGTTCTCGATTTACTTGGACTCATGGGGGCCTACGCCGCCGGAAGCTGCCGCGATGCATTCACAACCGTATACTCCACAGTGGTAATGTCTGTTGTCTTGGCCTACGCCGTGCTTACTTTCTCGCTTTATATCATCTCCAAGCTAGAGAAATGTAAAGATGGTAAGCAGCAGCAAGAGGAGGATCATgagagccagagccagagccggGAAGAAAAGGACGAGGTCGCAAGTTGCGAGGTCTTGATGCTACTTGCGACCTTTGTTGTTACCATCACATATGGGGGTGGGCTAAGCCCACCGGGTGGCTTCTGGAGCAACGGCAACCGTGTGAGCCTCCCCATTCTGCAGGACCACAGCTCCGCCCGCTACCAGGCGTTCTTTGTCTGCAACACAACAGCGTTTGTCGCCTCCCTTCTCATCATCATGCTGCTCCTCGACAAGAGGCTCAAGAAGGAATTGTCTGTACGGTCTGTTGCACTGTACGGGCTCATCGTCGTCGCGCTCTTTGGCCTCGTTGGGGCCTATGCTGCTGGGAGTTGCAGAGAGATTGATACTACTATCTATGTAGTCTCTCTGATCGGCGCAGTTCTTGCATACATCTTCCTCCAAGTGGCTATTACTAGAGCCGCCCAACGATGTCGTCAACCAAGCACAAGGGAAATCAATGGCTCGCCAGGAACACCCAATGTACCACATGGGCCACCTGGTAGAAGCAG GGATAGAGGACAAGATGATGTAGGACTTCCACTCAAAAAAGATGTTGGACTGGAAAAGGCTCATGATCTTGTTATTTTGCTTGCTACCCTTGTTGCGAGTGTCACTTACCAAGCTGGACTAGATCCACCGGGCGGTCTGTGGTCAGACAACCAGGATGGCCACCATAAGGTTTGTGATCCGGTACTCCTCACAACAGACCCTCAGCGGTACAAGGTGTTCTTCTACAGCAACTCAGCAGCATTTGTGGCATCCTTGGTTCTCATCCTTATGGTGAAGTGCGAATTCCTAGTTATGCGCCGCTCACTGGAGGCAGCCATGTTAGTGGATCTGTTTGGACTCATAGTTGCATATGCCGCAGGGTGCTGCAGGGATGTGAGCACCTCCATATATGTCGTCGCCTTGGCTGGTGCCGTCCTTGTCTACGTGGTGATTCATATCATCTTCTTCACACTAGACAAAGACGACAAACATGGAAATGCTCATGAGTTGGACAGTAAACGGGAGGTGTTGCTGCTCCTTGCAATCTTAGCTGCTACAGTCACTTACCAAGCTGGGCTGACCCCGCCAGGCGGCTTCTGGTCAGCGGATGACGAGTTTGGTCATCGTGCAGGGTCCCCAGTCCTTCTCAACAACTACCCTGACCATTACCAAGCCTTCTTCTACTGCAACGCCACGAGCTTCATGGCCTCCGTGGCCCTGATTGTCCTGCTAGTGAACCCAAACCTGTACATGCCAGGCATACAGTGCTATGCGTTCTTTGTGTGCATGgttgtgggcttgtttggattaATGGGCGCATACGCTGCAGGAAGTTCCCGGCAACTGCAAACTTCTATCTATGTCTTGGTATTGTTTGCTCTGGTTTTCACTTGTGTAACCTCGTGGGTGGTCATTCTCTTGATTGGACGACTTATGGAACATCGTCGTCATAATAAAGGAGATGGGCCATCTGTTGGCGACGGAGGCGTAGCCCGCACTGATAATACTGATGCAGCCCCTGAACAAGACAACgacaaggaggagaagaagaagaaggaggaggagaagaagaagaaggagtacTTGATGCTGCTAGGAGTCCTGGCAGCGAGTGTGGCATACCAATCTGGTCTGAAACCACCAGGTGGCCTCTGGCAGGACAACAAGGATGGTCCGGATGGACACTCTGCAAGCAACTCAATCCTCCACGACATTGACAAAAGTCGCTACCGTGCTTTCTTCTATAGCAACTCCACTTCATTTATGGCGTCCATCGTCATCATTGTCCTGCTGCTTCCATTGCATGATGAGTTGCCGCTACGCCCACTGCATATGGCCATTTTGCTAGATTTGGTTGGCCTCCTGGTTGCTTACGCAGCAGGCAGTACCAGAGACTGGGAGATGTCTAGGAATGTCATTGCTCTGGTAATTCCCTTGCTGGTCTATATTGCATCCTACGCAGTATACACCTGGTACCGACGAACAAAGTGCAGCGACAGACGACAGCCAAGGCCTGCCGACAGCGAGATGACAAAAGTTCAGCATGGAGGCAATACCAATGATGTGGTGGAGAACTTGTCGTGA